A DNA window from Naumovozyma dairenensis CBS 421 chromosome 8, complete genome contains the following coding sequences:
- the NAM7 gene encoding ATP-dependent RNA helicase NAM7 (similar to Saccharomyces cerevisiae NAM7 (YMR080C); ancestral locus Anc_2.489) — MGTETVTSHHKDLINNEDDELFYNSKGDLVTIDQIATELEELEDEYEEQEQRDKLLQDLDSHHVEHVSEHACSYCGIDSPTCVVKCNSCDRWFCNSKNGTTSSHIVNHLVLSRHNVVSLHPDSDLGDTVLECYNCGCKNVFLLGFVSAKSEAVVVLLCRIPCAQTKNVNWDTDQWQPLIEDRQFLSWVAEEPSEEEKLKARLITPSQISKLEAKWRSNKDATINDIDAPEEQEEIPPLLLRYQDAYEYQRSYGPLIKLEADYDKQLKESQALEHISVTWSLALNNRHLASFALSTFETNELKVAVGDEMILWYSGLQHPDWEGRGYIVRLPNSFQDTFTLELKPSKTPPPTHLTTGFTAEFIWKGTSYDRMQDSLKKFAVDKKSISGYLYYKILGHQVVDITFDVPMPKQFSIPHFTQLNESQSKAVQHVLQRPLSLIQGPPGTGKTVTSATIVYHLTKIHKDKVLVCAPSNVAVDHLAAKLRDLGLKVVRLTAKSREDVESSVSNLALHNLVARGSKGELRKLLRLKEEVGELSASDTKRFVKLVRKTESEILAKADVVCCTCVGAGDKRLDTKFRTVLIDESTQATEPECLIPIVKGAKQVILVGDHKQLGPVILERKAGDAGLKQSLFERLISLGHIPFRLEIQYRMNPYLSEFPSNMFYEGSLQNGVTIEQRTVSDSTFPWPIHGVPMMFWANYGREELSSNGTSYLNRIEAMNCERIITKLFKDGVKPEQIGVITPYEGQRAYILQYMQMNGAMDKDLYVKVEVASVDAFQGREKDYIILSCVRANDQQAIGFLRDPRRLNVGLTRAKYGLVILGNPMSLSRNLLWNHLLIHFREKGCLVEGTLDNLQLCTVQLSRPQPKKRQNVDANGFQYNVGTDMMGLPNVQDFDTQSLMSFGAAGATNFNNNGGDFSNYLNNDYWNFDNFNPSVYENANNSVNKYNNTSENNIYSKDGQPLDSNYAAELERNQQMNTNHDVTKDLNKNFGSLNI; from the coding sequence ATGGGTACAGAAACTGTTACCAGCCACCACAAGGATCTCATCAacaatgaagatgatgaattattttacAATTCTAAAGGTGATTTAGTTACTATCGATCAAATTGCCActgaattagaagaattagaagatgaatatgaagaacaagaacagaGAGACAAGCTGTTACAAGATTTGGATTCTCATCATGTTGAACATGTCTCTGAACATGCATGTTCCTATTGTGGAATCGATTCACCTACTTGCGTTGTCAAATGTAATAGTTGTGATAGATGGTTTTGTAATTCTAAAAATGGTACAACAAGCTCTCATATCGTTAATCATTTGGTTTTATCTCGCCATAATGTCGTTTCTTTACATCCTGATTCAGACTTAGGTGATACAGTTTTGGAATGTTATAATTGTGGTTGTAAGAACGTATTTCTTTTAGGGTTTGTTTCCGCTAAGAGTGAAGCTGttgttgtattattatgtaGAATTCCATGCGCACAGACTAAGAATGTTAATTGGGATACTGATCAATGGCAACcattaattgaagataGGCAATTTTTATCATGGGTGGCAGAGGAACCaagtgaagaagaaaaattgaaagctAGGTTAATTACTCCAAgtcaaatttcaaaattggaaGCTAAATGGAGATCGAATAAAGATGCTACgattaatgatattgatgcGCCAGAAGAACAAGAGGAAATACCtcctttattattaagataCCAAGACGCATATGAATATCAAAGATCCTACGGTCCATTAATCAAATTGGAAGCTGATTATGATAAACAATTAAAGGAGTCCCAAGCGTTGGAACATATCTCAGTGACCTGGTCCCTTGCATTAAATAACAGACATTTAGCATCGTTTGCATTATCTACTTTCgaaacaaatgaattaaaagTCGCTGTGGGTGATGAAATGATCTTATGGTATTCTGGTTTACAACATCCTGATTGGGAAGGTCGCGGTTATATTGTTCGTCTACCTAATAGTTTCCAAGATACTTTCACCTTAGAATTAAAACCCAGCAAGACACCACCACCAACACACTTAACTACAGGATTTACAGCAGAATTCATTTGGAAAGGTACATCCTATGATAGAATGCAAgattcattgaagaaattcgCCGTAGATAAGAAATCCATTTCTGgttatttgtattataaAATCTTAGGTCATCAAGTGGTCGACATTACATTTGATGTCCCTATGCCAAAACAATTCTCCATCCCCCATTTTACCCAACTGAATGAATCACAATCAAAAGCTGTACAACATGTGTTACAAAGACCCTTATCATTAATTCAAGGGCCGCCAGGGACAGGGAAAACTGTCACTTCTGCTACCATTGTGTATCATCTAACCAAAATTCACAAGGATAAAGTTTTAGTTTGTGCTCCTTCTAACGTTGCAGTAGATCATTTGGCCGCAAAATTAAGAGACTTGGGATTAAAAGTTGTCAGATTGACAGCAAAGAGCCGAGAAGATGTGGAGAGTTCTGTGTCAAACTTAGCATTACATAATTTAGTCGCAAGAGGATCCAAAGGTGaattaagaaaattattaagaCTGAAAGAAGAAGTCGGCGAATTATCAGCAAGTGATACGAAAAGATTTGTTAAATTAGTTAGGAAAACTGAATCTGAGATTTTGGCTAAAGCTGACGTCGTTTGTTGTACTTGTGTTGGGGCAGGTGACAAAAGGTTAGATACCAAATTTAGAACCGTTCTTATCGATGAAAGTACTCAGGCCACTGAACCAGAATGTTTGATTCCTATTGTGAAAGGTGCAAAACAAGTTATCTTGGTTGGTGATCATAAACAATTGGGTCCTGTTATATTAGAAAGGAAAGCTGGTGATGCTGGTTTGAAGCAATCTTTGTTTGAACGATTAATATCATTAGGTCATATTCCCTTTAGGTTAGAAATTCAATATCGTATGAATCCATATTTAAGTGAATTCCCAAGTAACATGTTTTATGAAGGTTCATTACAAAACGGTGTCACTATTGAACAAAGAACTGTATCGGATAGTACATTCCCATGGCCTATTCATGGCGTTCCAATGATGTTTTGGGCAAATTATGGTAGAGAAGAACTATCGTCCAATGGTACTTCATATTTAAATAGAATCGAAGCAATGAATTGTGAACGTATTATAACaaaacttttcaaagatgGCGTCAAACCAGAACAAATTGGTGTTATTACACCATATGAGGGACAAAGAGCGTATATCTTACAATATATGCAAATGAATGGTGCTATGGATAAAGATTTATATGTTAAAGTTGAAGTCGCATCAGTCGATGCATTCCAGGGTCGTGAAAAGGATTATATTATCTTATCATGTGTTCGTGCTAATGATCAACAAGCAATCGGGTTTTTACGTGATCCACGTCGTTTGAATGTTGGTTTAACTCGTGCTAAATATGGGCTTGTTATCTTAGGGAATCCAATGTCACTATCGAGGAATCTTCTATGgaatcatttattaattcattttaGAGAAAAAGGTTGTCTTGTAGAAGGTACTTTAGATAATTTACAATTATGTACAGTTCAATTATCAAGACCGCAACCTAAGAAGCGTCAAAATGTCGATGCTAATGGTTTTCAATACAATGTCGGTACAGATATGATGGGTCTTCCAAATGTACAAGATTTTGATACCCAAAGTTTGATGTCATTCGGCGCTGCTGGTGCCACAAATTTCAACAATAATGGTGGTGATTTCTCAAACTActtaaataatgattatTGGAATTTTGATAACTTCAACCCATCAGTTTATGAAAATGCGAATAATTCGGTGAATAAATACAATAATACAtctgaaaataatatttacaGTAAAGATGGACAACCATTAGATTCTAATTATGCTGCCGAATTAGAACGTAATCAGCAAATGAACACTAATCATGATGTCACTAAGGATTTGAACAAAAATTTTGGCtcattgaatatttaa
- the NDAI0H02140 gene encoding uncharacterized protein (similar to Saccharomyces cerevisiae CWP1 (YKL096W); ancestral locus Anc_2.485) gives MQFSTAFYISLLALAKFVIADSASFGMVVIRSGSSLQYASVYAKDGKLAIGQESGNTFSGVVTDAGKLKLSDNKYAIEQTDGSFNEGSEEEGSTGFSVSSGYLSYKSSAFYAVGSGSDYTLSIKEASGSTPIALSARSADGSVVPDFEPSGSSSSEASKSTSAAASASARTTTSAAASAKTTTSAAASKGNVAAISQITDGQIQATISQHTENGAAKSVVGLGAGIVAAAAAMLL, from the coding sequence ATGCAATTCTCTACTGCCTTTTACATCTCTCTACTAGCTTTGGCTAAATTTGTCATTGCCGACTCTGCATCTTTCGGTATGGTCGTCATCCGTTCTGGTTCCTCTCTTCAATATGCTAGTGTCTACGCTAAAGATGGTAAATTGGCTATTGGTCAAGAATCTGGTAACACTTTCTCTGGTGTCGTTACCGATGCtggtaaattgaaattgagtGACAACAAATACGCAATCGAACAAACTGATGGAAGTTTCAACGAAGGttctgaagaagaaggttcTACCGGTTTCTCTGTCTCCAGTGGTTACTTAAGTTACAAGTCTTCTGCATTCTATGCCGTCGGTTCCGGTTCTGATTACACTTTATCTATCAAAGAGGCTTCAGGTTCCACTCCAATTGCTTTATCTGCTCGTAGTGCTGATGGTTCTGTCGTTCCTGATTTCGAACCAAGTGGCTCAAGCTCAAGTGAAGCTTCTAAATCTACTTCCGCTGCTGCCTCTGCTTCAGCTAGGACTACTACTTCAGCCGCTGCTTCAGCTAAAACTACTACCTCAGCCGCTGCATCTAAAGGTAACGTTGCTGCCATCTCTCAAATCACTGACGGTCAAATTCAAGCAACTATCTCTCAACACACTGAAAATGGTGCTGCTAAGAGTGTCGTCGGTTTAGGTGCCGGTATTGTCGCTGCTGCCGCTGCTATGTTGCTATAA
- the YPF1 gene encoding aspartic endopeptidase (similar to Saccharomyces cerevisiae YKL100C; ancestral locus Anc_2.481) — MNNYSPYNNTFISKIFSKILERDDLHHNFNYNVTSTNETINSLQEVVSKMDTSRIQSLRDTLRNKEHIAVTNIDKFAKRFGNYLLGSLKTGKDSLSYNAGLFITFALATILLGVFTSIDSIPTTALPPTSDHPLFDVMDLDIHQECVIKRKNEKKDKQSKDYDRLDGFDEKYCILLPLSSGVLLCSIYYCIKKGLLDQSKLVQYGLKAFNFVLMVEVSMISYHLSKYLLHALMRNICQFKKLKPYSISNRYRLTMSNANEESDITSPATTKRYRLHGDSDKVVDVYASNQLWNLYFTWINTPMCSYFHWNVSTFLYYKNNWMFSNLIGMIMGVNGIRSLKMKNLRTSSYILIGLFFYDIYFVFFSKIMETVAMKIDIPVKLSLPINFDTVTEEVEFAILGLGDIILPGMFMLVCYKYDIWKWHLNHPDREFHFANWSYIGKYFITSFTGYITGIGLCLVALAKTGKAQPVLLYVVPTLLTSVLGLAWLQGDLEEMWTFRYDVIEVDERELQVANKSLHEQSYAEYIDELKDALEDDNDVDYIEEVSVLEYSDDDNAEALGFTIDEVDGF, encoded by the coding sequence ATGAACAACTACTCTCCATACAATAACACGtttatttccaaaatattctCAAAAATACTTGAAAGGGATGACCTTCACCACAATTTTAACTATAATGTCACATCAACTAATGAAACCATCAATTCATTACAAGAGGTAGTGTCCAAAATGGATACTTCCAGAATTCAATCACTTCGCGATACCCTAAGAAACAAAGAACACATCGCAGTTACCAACATAGATAAATTCGCCAAAAGGTTTGGTAACTATTTGTTAGGATCATTAAAAACAGGTAAAGACTCACTGAGCTACAACGCTGGCTTATTTATAACATTTGCCCTAGCAACCATACTTTTAGGGGTATTCACATCCATTGATTCTATTCCTACTACTGCTTTACCACCGACGTCAGATCATCCACTTTTCGATGTTATGGATCTTGATATTCATCAAGAATGtgtaataaaaagaaagaatgaGAAAAAAGACAAGCAATCGAAAGATTACGATAGGTTAGATGGgtttgatgaaaaatattgtatTTTGCTTCCATTATCTTCTGGTGTTTTATTATgttcaatatattattgtatCAAGAAAGGCCTACTTGATCAATCGAAACTGGTTCAATATGGGTTGAAGGCATTTAATTTTGTGTTAATGGTTGAGGTTTCAATGATATCTTACCACCtttctaaatatttattacaCGCCTTGATGAGAAACATTTgtcaattcaaaaaattaaaaccATATTCTATTTCAAACAGATATAGGTTAACTATGTCTAATGCTAATGAGGAATCGGATATAACATCTCCAGCGACCACCAAAAGGTATAGACTTCATGGAGACTCAGATAAAGTAGTGGACGTTTATGCATCGAATCAATTGTGGAACCTTTACTTCACATGGATCAATACCCCTATGTGCTCTTATTTCCATTGGAATGTCAGTACTTTTCTTtactataaaaataattggatgttttctaatttaattGGAATGATTATGGGTGTTAATGGTATTAGATCACTtaagatgaaaaatttaagaacaagttcatatatattaattggCTTATTCTTTTACgatatttattttgtatttttctCAAAAATTATGGAAACCGTTGCAATGAAAATTGACATTCCTGTTAAGCTGTCATTACCCATCAATTTTGATACTGTAACtgaagaagttgaattTGCAATCTTAGGCCTAGGCGATATTATTTTACCAGGGATGTTTATGTTAGTTTGTTATAAATATGATATTTGGAAATGGCACCTAAATCATCCAGATAGAGAGTTCCATTTCGCTAATTGGTCATATATTggtaaatatttcattacGTCATTTACTGGGTACATTACTGGTATTGGTTTATGTTTGGTTGCTCTCGCTAAGACTGGTAAAGCTCAACctgttttattatatgtCGTACCAACTTTATTGACTTCAGTGTTAGGTTTGGCTTGGCTTCAAGGTGATTTGGAAGAAATGTGGACTTTCCGCTACGACGTGATTGAAGTTGATGAAAGGGAATTACAAGTAGCAAATAAGTCTTTACATGAGCAATCCTATGCTGAATACATTGACGAGTTAAAAGATGCTTTggaagatgataatgatgttGATTACATCGAGGAAGTTTCTGTCTTAGAATATTCTGACGACGATAATGCTGAAGCGCTAGGTTTTACTATAGATGAGGTTGATGGATTTTAG
- the ADH3 gene encoding alcohol dehydrogenase ADH3 (similar to Saccharomyces cerevisiae ADH3 (YMR083W); ancestral locus Anc_2.480), whose translation MLRLTTGRFVSSTTTTTSNLIFKNFLRLQSTAAGSIPKTQKAVVFYENGGPLHYKDIPVPKPKANEILINVKYSGVCHTDLHAWKGDWPLPTKLPLVGGHEGSGVVMQVGENVKGWKVGDLAGIKWLNGSCMACELCETGNESNCEHADLSGYTHDGSFQQYATADAVQAARIPEGTNLAEVAPILCAGITVYKALKEADLKAGQWVCISGAAGGLGSLAVQYAKAMGYRVIGIDGGKAKEELFKSMGGEVFIDFTKSKDMVKDIQEATKGGPQGVINVSVSEAAISLSTQYVRPTGTVVLVGLPAHAYVKSEVFSHVVKSINIKGSYVGNRADTREALDFFARGLIKSPIKIVGLSELPKVYDLMEKGQILGRYVVDTSK comes from the coding sequence ATGTTAAGATTAACAACAGGGAGATTTGTCTCTTCAACAACGACAACGACATCcaatttaatattcaaaaacttCCTAAGATTACAATCGACCGCGGCTGGATCAATCCCTAAGACCCAGAAGGCCGTTGTCTTCTATGAAAACGGTGGTCCGTTACATTACAAGGATATCCCTGTCCCCAAACCTAAAGCTAATGAAATCTTAATCAACGTCAAATACTCAGGTGTCTGTCACACTGACTTACACGCTTGGAAGGGTGACTGGCCCCTACCTACCAAACTGCCTCTAGTCGGTGGCCACGAAGGTAGTGGTGTCGTCATGCAAGTCGGTGAGAACGTCAAAGGTTGGAAAGTGGGTGACTTGGCAGGAATCAAATGGCTGAATGGGTCATGTATGGCTTGTGAATTATGTGAAACTGGGAATGAATCCAACTGTGAACATGCGGATTTGTCTGGGTATACTCATGATGGGTCCTTTCAACAATATGCTACTGCAGATGCTGTTCAAGCAGCTAGAATCCCAGAAGGGACTAATTTGGCTGAAGTGGCTCCTATCTTGTGTGCTGGTATTACTGTCTATAAGGCTTTGAAAGAAGCTGATTTGAAAGCGGGCCAATGGGTTTGTATATCTGGTGCTGCAGGTGGGCTAGGTTCCCTTGCTGTTCAGTATGCTAAGGCAATGGGCTATAGAGTTATTGGTATCGATGGTGGTAAGGCAAAGGAGGAACTGTTTAAATCCATGGGTGGTGAAGtattcattgatttcaCAAAATCTAAAGATATGGTGAAAGATATTCAAGAAGCTACCAAGGGTGGTCCACAAGGTGTTATTAACGTTTCAGTTTCCGAGGCTGCTATTTCATTATCGACACAATACGTTAGACCTACTGGTACCGTTGTTTTAGTAGGGTTACCAGCTCATGCATATGTTAAATCCGAAGTCTTCTCTCATGTTGTAAAATCCATTAATATCAAGGGTTCGTATGTTGGTAACAGAGCTGACACTAGAGAGGCTTTAGATTTCTTCGCTAGAGGTCTAATCAAATCTCCTATCAAGATCGTTGGTCTATCTGAATTACCAAAAGTATACGACTTAATGGAAAAGGGCCAAATCCTAGGTAGATATGTCGTCGATACTTCCAAATAG
- the ISF1 gene encoding Isf1p (similar to Saccharomyces cerevisiae MBR1 (YKL093W) and ISF1 (YMR081C); ancestral locus Anc_2.488) has translation MSLDIFERGVQDPFSEACDNEDVKDLLSVSTEDINPNVVTANTSPISSSDFHGEYRPVEEIQYPQKSSSFYMDNNNNNINNKNRNTRNGIGSSLRKIRTAPHKLGSLSPLMTQEPFHNLQKATWEEEQERQNEESTSPLCFPLRRNRANSSSFIHHLSRQSTNTNSNNNSGIFESPQFLNKQTNNNTINFSNTTTPTRCNSVTSKPLSRHSSCFAIPTHIYGLEKYVLSELDALSTVGCNNSNNNSGNNDNNNNNNNDCNSCLCGRDYDVPPTNYKYTGTKLHDNGNSKNPEMLSFMEGFTFNNPSPTSSSGSSINLPELSQSNANSINTSPRTNFIRPSLHNRRKSSIRLSLENSFQS, from the coding sequence ATGTCTTTAGATATTTTCGAACGAGGTGTACAAGATCCATTTTCTGAAGCTTGTGATAATGAAGACGtcaaagatttattatctgTCTCTACTGAAGATATAAATCCTAACGTAGTAACTGCTAATACTAGtccaatttcatcatctgatTTTCATGGGGAATATCGTCCAGTTGAAGAAATACAATATCCTCAAAAAAGTTCAAGCTTTTACATggacaataataataataatattaataacaaaaatagGAATACTAGAAATGGTATCGGTTCCAGTTTAAGGAAGATTAGAACAGCTCCTCATAAATTAGGGTCATTGTCTCCTTTAATGACTCAAGAACCATTCcataatttacaaaaagCTACTTgggaagaagaacaagagaGACAAAATGAAGAATCTACTTCACCCTTATGTTTCCcattaagaagaaatagGGCCAACAGTAGTTCTTTCATCCATCATCTATCAAGACAATCAACAAATACAaactcaaataataattcaggCATATTTGAAAGTCCTCAATTCCTTAACAAAcaaactaataataataccataaatttttcaaatacaACAACTCCAACTAGATGTAATTCAGTTACTTCTAAACCTTTGTCAAGACATTCATCATGTTTCGCTATACCGACACATATTTATGGTCTTGAGAAATATGTATTATCCGAATTAGATGCATTATCCACAGTTGGTTGtaacaatagtaataataatagcggcaataatgacaataataacaataataacaatgacTGTAACAGTTGTTTATGTGGTAGGGACTATGATGTACCTCCAACCAACTATAAATATACTGGTACCAAACTCCATGATAACGGAAACAGTAAAAACCCGGAGATGCTATCATTTATGGAAGGCTTCACATTTAATAACCCATCACCCACTTCATCATCGGGTTCCAGCATTAATCTGCCTGAACTATCGCAATCAAATGCAAATTCTATCAACACAAGCCCAAGAACAAATTTTATTCGTCCTTCGCTTCATAATAGAAGGAAATCCTCAATCAGGCtatcattagaaaattcATTCCAATCGTAG